A single Carettochelys insculpta isolate YL-2023 chromosome 2, ASM3395843v1, whole genome shotgun sequence DNA region contains:
- the MRPL36 gene encoding large ribosomal subunit protein bL36m, producing MAALLARTLLAAAAAPLLHLRRGAAPRLPFSLGFGHFLATAPLKRSPAGPALLAPSQLPVVQTVMGIKSRGVIKRRCKDCFVVRRRGRLYVYCKTHPRHKQRLF from the coding sequence ATGGCGGCGCTGCTCGCGAGGACCCTGCTGGCCGCCGCCGCAGCCCCGCTCTTGCACCTGCGGCGCGGCgctgccccccgcctgcccttCTCTCTGGGCTTCGGACACTTCCTAGCGACCGCGCCGCTGAAGCGCAGCCCGGCCGGCCCCGCGCTGCTcgcccccagccagcttcccGTGGTACAGACCGTCATGGGGATCAAATCCAGAGGTGTCATCAAAAGGCGCTGTAAGGACTGCTTTGTCGTTCGCAGGCGCGGGCGGCTGTACGTGTACTGTAAAACTCACCCCCGGCACAAGCAGCGCCTGTTCTAA